In one Diabrotica virgifera virgifera chromosome 7, PGI_DIABVI_V3a genomic region, the following are encoded:
- the LOC114337599 gene encoding cathepsin L-like proteinase has product MKSVIVLTALYIGVINCYSDYSLWTDFKAKHLKTYCLHEEQTRFSVFQQNLRKIEQHNARYIKGEASYFLTITKFADWTKEEVQKFLRPLPENKLALRSVDQNPVRADYPDSFDCRDHGAVIEIQDQGQCLSGWAFAAAGAVEGRYAALEKKLIALSAEELIDCSTYENTKA; this is encoded by the exons ATGAAAAGTGTAATAGTCTTAACAGCCCTGTATATAGGAGTTATTAACTGTTATTCTGACTACTCGCTTTGGACAGATTTTAAGGCGAAACACTTAAAAACTTACTGTCTACATGAAGAACAAACGCGTTTCTCAGTTTTCCAACAAAACCTGCGGAAAATCGAACAACATAATGCAAGGTATATAAAAGGAGAAGCGTCATACTTTCTTACTATTACGAAATTTGCTGATTGGACTAAAGAGGAAGTCCAGAAATTTTTAAGACCCCTTCCAGAAAACAAATTAGCACTTAGAAGCGTAGATCAGAATCCAGTACGTGCAGATTATCCGGATTCATTTGACTGTAGAGACCATGGAGCAGTTATTGAGATTCAAGATCAAGGACAATGTTTATCTGGATGGGCTTTCGCAGct GCCGGAGCAGTAGAGGGAAGATACGCAGCTTTAGAGAAGAAATTAATCGCTTTGAGCGCAGAAGAGTTAATAGATTGTTCTACATATGAGAACACTAAGGCATAA
- the LOC126888818 gene encoding uncharacterized protein LOC126888818 produces the protein MTIRFVCRMPKCEKGGIAEYSYYYIQGSGLSSIEQYPYTASNGVPSTCYGKNITNKPIEPLGNFGTIQQTEDAIKGFIAGYSPISTHVQVIDDWLLYGGGVYDNPKCGNGLATLNHGILAVGYGVDEKEGKEYFTLKNSWGSDWGEKGYIRVVRNKKQCGISTRASFPLLWFE, from the exons ATGACGATACGCTTCGTGTGCAGAATGCCTAAATGTGAAAAAGGAGGAATTGCCGAGTACTCCTATTATTATATTCAAGGCAGTGGTCTTAGTTCCATTGAACAATACCCATACACAGCGTCGAATGGAGTACCCTCAACTTGTTATGGCAAAAACATTACAAATAAACCTATTGAACCTCTTGGTAATTTTGGAACTATTCAACAAACTGAAGATGCTATCAAAGGATTTATAG CTGGTTATTCCCCAATCTCCACACATGTACAAGTTATTGATGACTGGCTCTTATATGGAGGTGGTGTCTACGATAACCCAAAATGTGGAAATGGCTTAGCAACACTTAATCATGGGATTCTCGCTGTTGGTTACGGAGTGGACGAGAAAGAAGGAAAAGAATACTTTACACTTAAGAATTCTTGGGGTAGCGATTGGGGAGAGAAAGGCTACATCAGAGTAGTTCGCAACAAAAAACAATGTGGTATTAGCACTCGTGCCTCATTTCCACTTTTATGGTTTGAGTAA